A stretch of the Tannerella serpentiformis genome encodes the following:
- the kdsA gene encoding 3-deoxy-8-phosphooctulonate synthase produces MNINDLTSTKQFFLLAGPCVIEGEEMALRIAERVAEITGRLGIPYVFKGSYRKANRSRIDSFTGIGDERALGILGKVRERLGIPTVTDIHETHEATLAAEFVDVLQIPAFLCRQTDLLIAAAHTGRIVNIKKGQFLAPDAMRFAAQKVVDAGNPNVMLTERGTTFGYTDLVVDFRGIPRMQAFGHPVVTDITHSLQQPNLASGVAGGLPELIETIGRAAVAVGTDGIFLETHPDPASALSDAANMLPLDRLEGLLTRLVRIREAILAQ; encoded by the coding sequence ATGAACATCAATGATTTGACAAGCACAAAACAGTTCTTCCTGCTGGCCGGCCCGTGCGTGATTGAGGGCGAGGAGATGGCGCTGCGCATTGCGGAGCGTGTGGCGGAGATTACGGGCCGGCTGGGTATCCCGTATGTCTTCAAGGGGTCGTATCGCAAGGCGAATCGATCGCGTATTGATTCCTTCACGGGCATCGGTGACGAGCGGGCGCTCGGTATTCTCGGCAAGGTGCGCGAGCGGCTGGGCATCCCGACCGTGACCGATATTCACGAGACGCATGAGGCGACCTTGGCGGCGGAGTTTGTGGACGTGTTGCAAATCCCGGCCTTCCTCTGCCGGCAGACGGACCTGCTGATCGCGGCGGCGCATACGGGGCGGATCGTGAACATTAAAAAGGGGCAGTTTCTGGCGCCGGACGCGATGCGTTTTGCGGCGCAAAAGGTGGTCGACGCGGGCAACCCGAACGTGATGCTGACGGAGCGCGGGACGACTTTTGGGTACACCGACCTTGTGGTCGACTTCCGCGGCATCCCACGCATGCAGGCCTTTGGTCACCCGGTGGTGACGGACATCACGCACTCGCTCCAGCAGCCGAACCTGGCGTCGGGTGTGGCGGGCGGACTGCCAGAGCTGATCGAGACCATCGGGCGCGCGGCCGTGGCTGTGGGGACGGATGGGATCTTCCTTGAGACGCACCCGGACCCGGCCTCGGCGCTGTCGGACGCGGCGAACATGCTCCCGCTCGACCGGCTGGAGGGACTGCTCACGCGGCTGGTGCGCATCCGCGAGGCGATCCTTGCGCAGTGA
- a CDS encoding DUF349 domain-containing protein: MELTKDTNETGMPEMDRTPEQLSDNLSENVEAQNVETTPEQNVITTELAPEAAPEPPAASTPEPTTEQPEPATTAEAPAQQEAPAETVREIVVNEATVQQDPQMKELPTTPDDYCGELQEAIETGAVGMLNKHEIIEKLKEAVGRAESAPRDEIDRLRQSYYRILKTEADELKRVFVEGGGNEDDFENPSDETLPVVKDLLNRYKERRAELEKERTRVREENYLKKLSLIDRMKALVESTDDFNRRYNEFREIQQKWKEYDPVPQEHVKELWNNYQIQAERFYDIVKINHQLRDYDFKKNLERKLELTEAAEKLVEEPDVVSAYRNMQQIFQQWREIGPVPREQRDEVWNHFKELMTKVNRRHQEHFEVIRAREEENLQAKTALCETVEGVVYDDLKTHRDWEKKAAEIIELQQKWRTIGFAARKQNQKIYDRFHAACDEFFKRRNEFFKEIRKDFDENLRQKKALLEKAEALKESIDWKETTQAFIELQNQWKAVGPTQRRQSDAVWKRFNAACDYFFERKNAAFSGQRNEEKANLDAKNEIVRKIQNLDESLSADESITTLKALISEWNAIGYVPFRDKENAYNAFRTAVDKQYDRLNVAQADRRMQAFRSGLSEMAEQGKGRIHSERDRLMRTYERMKSEVQTYENNLGFLNISSKGGSGLLKEMERKLERLREEMALVVKKIEAIDENLE, translated from the coding sequence ATGGAATTGACAAAAGACACCAATGAGACGGGCATGCCGGAAATGGATCGGACGCCCGAGCAACTTTCGGACAATCTGTCTGAAAACGTGGAAGCACAAAACGTAGAAACCACACCCGAACAAAACGTAATCACAACAGAGCTCGCCCCAGAAGCGGCTCCGGAGCCGCCCGCTGCGTCAACACCTGAACCGACCACTGAGCAGCCCGAGCCCGCTACAACAGCCGAAGCTCCCGCCCAGCAAGAGGCACCCGCTGAGACGGTACGCGAGATCGTCGTCAACGAAGCTACGGTGCAGCAGGATCCGCAAATGAAGGAGCTGCCCACCACGCCCGACGACTACTGCGGAGAGTTACAGGAGGCTATTGAGACGGGTGCAGTCGGTATGCTCAACAAGCACGAAATCATCGAGAAACTCAAAGAGGCGGTCGGCCGTGCAGAGAGCGCGCCGCGCGATGAGATCGATCGACTGCGACAGTCCTACTATCGCATCCTCAAGACCGAGGCGGACGAGCTCAAGCGCGTCTTTGTCGAAGGTGGCGGTAACGAGGACGATTTTGAGAATCCGTCCGACGAGACGCTGCCCGTCGTTAAAGACCTACTAAACCGATACAAGGAGCGCCGTGCCGAACTGGAGAAAGAGAGAACGCGTGTGCGTGAGGAGAACTACCTCAAGAAGTTGAGCCTCATCGACCGCATGAAAGCCCTCGTCGAAAGCACGGACGACTTCAACCGGCGATACAACGAGTTCCGCGAAATCCAGCAGAAATGGAAAGAGTACGACCCCGTACCGCAGGAACACGTCAAGGAGCTTTGGAACAACTACCAGATCCAAGCCGAACGTTTCTACGATATCGTCAAGATCAACCATCAGCTGCGCGATTACGACTTCAAGAAGAACCTCGAACGTAAGCTGGAACTCACCGAGGCTGCTGAAAAACTGGTCGAGGAGCCAGACGTCGTGTCGGCTTACCGCAACATGCAGCAGATCTTCCAGCAATGGCGCGAAATCGGTCCTGTGCCCCGCGAACAGCGCGACGAGGTTTGGAACCACTTCAAGGAACTCATGACGAAGGTCAACCGACGCCACCAAGAGCACTTCGAGGTCATTCGCGCCCGTGAGGAAGAGAATCTGCAAGCCAAAACAGCCCTCTGTGAGACCGTCGAAGGCGTCGTATATGACGACCTGAAGACCCACCGCGACTGGGAGAAGAAGGCCGCAGAAATCATCGAGCTGCAACAAAAATGGCGCACTATCGGCTTTGCCGCCCGGAAGCAGAACCAGAAGATTTACGACCGCTTCCACGCCGCCTGCGACGAGTTCTTCAAGCGCCGCAACGAGTTCTTCAAGGAGATCCGCAAGGACTTCGACGAGAACCTCCGCCAGAAGAAGGCCCTGCTCGAGAAGGCTGAGGCGCTCAAGGAAAGCATCGACTGGAAGGAAACTACCCAAGCCTTCATCGAGTTGCAGAACCAGTGGAAGGCCGTTGGGCCTACGCAGCGCCGTCAGTCTGACGCCGTTTGGAAGCGCTTCAACGCCGCCTGCGACTACTTCTTCGAGCGTAAGAACGCCGCCTTCTCCGGCCAGCGTAACGAAGAGAAGGCTAATCTCGACGCCAAAAACGAGATCGTTCGTAAGATCCAGAATCTCGACGAGAGCCTTTCCGCCGACGAGTCCATCACCACGCTTAAGGCGCTCATCAGCGAATGGAACGCCATCGGCTACGTGCCCTTCCGCGATAAAGAGAACGCCTACAACGCCTTCCGCACCGCCGTCGACAAACAGTACGACCGCCTCAACGTGGCCCAGGCCGACCGTCGCATGCAGGCCTTCCGCTCCGGCCTCTCCGAGATGGCTGAGCAGGGCAAAGGCCGCATCCACAGCGAGCGCGATCGCCTCATGCGCACCTATGAGCGCATGAAAAGCGAGGTCCAGACCTACGAAAACAACCTCGGCTTCCTCAACATCTCGTCCAAGGGCGGCAGTGGCCTCCTCAAAGAGATGGAGCGTAAGCTCGAACGCCTGCGCGAAGAGATGGCACTCGTGGTCAAGAAGATCGAAGCCATCGATGAGAACCTCGAGTAG
- the miaA gene encoding tRNA (adenosine(37)-N6)-dimethylallyltransferase MiaA translates to MKEYELITILGPTACGKTHFAAAWAFRLHTEIISADSRQVYRRMDIGTGKDLADYVVEGQRVACHLVDICEPGTRYNVFRYQHDFFDVFRRLREGGLVPILCGGTGMYIEAVLKGYRLLDVPPNEALRERLKDVPLAELERILASYKTLHNKTDVDSAQRAIRAIEIEEYYRSQSPERTEFAPINSLIIGLDIDRELRRERISRRLVARLDEGLIDEVRGLLDEGIAAEDLIYYGLEYRFVTEYVTGLRSREEMISGLETAIHQFAKRQMTWFRGMERRGFTIHWIDATLPVEEMIQRAEELIYKV, encoded by the coding sequence ATGAAGGAGTACGAACTGATCACTATTTTAGGGCCCACGGCTTGCGGCAAGACACATTTTGCTGCAGCGTGGGCCTTCCGTTTGCATACGGAGATCATCAGCGCCGATTCGCGGCAGGTCTACCGACGGATGGACATCGGTACGGGTAAGGATCTGGCCGACTATGTCGTCGAGGGGCAGCGGGTGGCTTGCCACCTTGTCGACATCTGTGAGCCGGGCACACGCTACAATGTTTTTCGTTATCAGCACGACTTCTTCGACGTTTTTCGGCGGCTGCGAGAGGGCGGATTGGTGCCGATTCTCTGTGGCGGAACGGGGATGTATATCGAGGCGGTGCTGAAGGGGTATCGCCTGTTGGATGTACCGCCAAACGAGGCGCTACGGGAGCGGCTGAAGGACGTGCCACTGGCTGAGCTGGAGCGGATCTTGGCGTCGTATAAGACGTTGCACAACAAGACGGACGTGGACAGTGCGCAGCGTGCCATCCGCGCGATCGAGATTGAGGAGTACTACCGTAGTCAGTCGCCGGAACGGACCGAGTTTGCGCCCATCAACAGCCTGATCATCGGGCTGGACATCGACCGAGAGCTGCGGCGTGAACGCATCTCGCGGCGGCTCGTTGCGCGGTTAGACGAGGGGCTTATCGATGAGGTGCGCGGGCTGCTGGACGAGGGGATCGCGGCGGAGGACTTGATATACTACGGGTTGGAGTATCGCTTCGTGACGGAGTACGTGACAGGCCTACGATCGCGCGAGGAAATGATCAGCGGGCTGGAGACGGCCATCCACCAGTTTGCCAAGCGGCAGATGACGTGGTTTCGCGGCATGGAACGGCGGGGATTCACGATCCATTGGATCGACGCCACGCTACCCGTGGAGGAGATGATCCAACGCGCCGAGGAGCTTATATATAAGGTATAG